In Campylobacter vulpis, a genomic segment contains:
- a CDS encoding OmpA family protein, whose amino-acid sequence MKNNKEEGNFWIAYADLMAGLLFIFILLIGAIVVKYVLTQSDLRAIKENLNTQEANLELSKQALKDKESIVFQLSKELNSTATSLSLIHSQKTELENNISALSKNLKNNIDEKDRQILILLNQIELKEKELKAVQQDFKEAKEKVENLSFIRENLSKELQKKLDENISIDQKTGAISLPAEVLFDKDSFILKDEAKMSLKKILSGYLTGILDDENISKNIENIIIEGHTDSDGSYIYNLDLSQKRAYEVMSFIYSFYKDERLQKLLMASGRSFSVPILKNGVEDKDLSRRIEIKFSLKNDIALEELENFFEFR is encoded by the coding sequence ATGAAAAATAACAAAGAAGAAGGGAATTTTTGGATAGCTTATGCGGATTTAATGGCGGGACTGCTTTTTATCTTCATACTTCTAATCGGTGCTATCGTGGTTAAATATGTCTTAACCCAAAGTGATTTAAGGGCAATTAAAGAAAATTTAAACACACAAGAAGCAAATTTAGAACTTAGCAAACAAGCCTTAAAAGACAAAGAATCCATAGTGTTTCAACTTAGCAAAGAGCTCAATTCCACCGCAACTTCCCTTAGCCTAATTCATAGTCAAAAAACAGAACTTGAAAACAATATTAGCGCTTTAAGCAAAAATTTAAAAAATAATATCGATGAAAAAGACAGGCAAATTCTCATCTTACTCAATCAAATCGAACTCAAAGAAAAAGAATTAAAAGCCGTTCAACAGGATTTCAAAGAAGCTAAAGAAAAAGTAGAAAATTTAAGCTTTATCAGGGAGAATTTAAGCAAAGAATTACAAAAAAAACTTGATGAAAATATCAGTATAGACCAAAAAACAGGGGCGATTTCCTTACCAGCAGAAGTGCTTTTTGACAAGGATTCTTTCATTTTAAAAGATGAAGCGAAGATGAGCCTTAAGAAAATTTTAAGTGGATATTTGACAGGAATTTTAGACGATGAAAATATCAGCAAAAATATTGAAAATATCATCATCGAAGGACACACAGACAGCGACGGCTCTTATATTTACAATCTTGATTTATCACAAAAAAGGGCTTATGAGGTGATGAGTTTTATTTATAGTTTTTACAAAGATGAAAGATTGCAAAAGCTTTTAATGGCAAGTGGAAGGAGCTTTTCTGTGCCGATTTTAAAAAATGGCGTGGAGGACAAAGACTTAAGCCGTAGGATTGAGATTAAGTTTAGTCTTAAAAATGACATAGCCTTAGAGGAGCTTGAAAATTTCTTTGAATTCCGCTAG
- a CDS encoding 1-aminocyclopropane-1-carboxylate deaminase/D-cysteine desulfhydrase: MSLNSASVLEKRRFKDLEFYLKRDDLLGELNGNKARKLRFYLKQNYPQNQRFVSYGGSQSNALAALSIFAKNHKLIFVCEKISNFLKQNPCGNYALALQNEVEILENLHFQNHREMALSLCKKGDIFIEEGIANQNAEFGYKELAKELKEHSKEQGVKFDIFLPSGTGTSAAFLAKHSEFRVFTCACVGGSAYLKEQILRLEPLYDFSNLFILEPLKKYHFAKPYAEFYTLYHTLKQECGVEFDLLYDMLGFSTLMLHKNKLKNPLYIHQGGLLGNETMLQRYAFKGFSLPYQNKKSPR, from the coding sequence ATTTCTTTGAATTCCGCTAGTGTGCTTGAAAAAAGGCGTTTTAAAGATTTAGAATTTTATCTTAAACGCGATGATTTATTGGGAGAACTTAATGGCAATAAGGCAAGAAAACTTCGCTTTTATCTTAAGCAAAACTACCCTCAAAATCAACGCTTTGTAAGTTACGGAGGCTCACAAAGTAACGCCCTAGCCGCTCTTAGCATTTTTGCAAAAAATCATAAACTCATCTTTGTATGTGAAAAAATTTCAAATTTTTTAAAACAAAATCCTTGTGGAAATTACGCCCTAGCTCTGCAAAATGAAGTAGAAATTTTAGAAAATTTACATTTTCAAAATCATAGAGAAATGGCACTTAGCCTCTGTAAAAAAGGAGATATTTTTATCGAAGAGGGCATAGCGAATCAAAATGCCGAGTTTGGCTACAAAGAACTTGCCAAAGAATTAAAAGAGCATAGCAAAGAGCAAGGCGTGAAATTTGACATTTTCTTACCCTCGGGCACAGGCACATCTGCTGCCTTTTTAGCCAAACATAGCGAATTTAGAGTTTTTACCTGTGCTTGTGTGGGAGGAAGTGCCTATTTAAAAGAGCAAATCTTAAGGCTTGAACCGCTTTATGATTTTTCTAATCTTTTCATTTTAGAGCCACTTAAAAAATACCATTTTGCCAAGCCTTATGCAGAATTTTACACTCTATATCACACCTTAAAGCAAGAATGTGGCGTAGAATTTGACCTACTTTACGATATGCTAGGTTTTAGCACTCTAATGCTTCACAAAAATAAACTTAAAAACCCTCTTTATATCCATCAAGGTGGGCTTTTAGGAAATGAAACTATGCTGCAAAGATACGCTTTTAAAGGCTTTAGCTTACCATACCAAAATAAAAAATCACCAAGATAA